From Daphnia pulicaria isolate SC F1-1A chromosome 4, SC_F0-13Bv2, whole genome shotgun sequence, one genomic window encodes:
- the LOC124337147 gene encoding collagen alpha-1(I) chain-like isoform X2 → MITSLLFCSCLVAFLSTGSVSTTNSKVDSTTYANLLALLLTGNTELASPAQRPYQRRLPQQAAPSFYGNPVVDYQSYYPMYPTQQPMGPNMYDQGIVQYADESELQYRSGAVHPRFFGLNSLLSSLRGPPGPPGPPAGASIPTGPPGPPGPPGNAGADGNPGPDGNPGPDGAAGPDGNPGPDGAAGPDGNPGPDGAAGPDGNPGPDGQPGPDGQPAPAP, encoded by the exons ATGATCACTTCTTTGCTCTTCTGCAGTTGTTTGGTCGCCTTTTTGTCCACCGGCTCGGTCAGCACCACCAACAGCAAGGTAGACTCCACGACTTATGCAAATCTATTGGCGCTATTACTTACCGGAAACACGGAATTGGCATCACCTGCTCAGAGACCGTATCAGCGAAGGCTTCCACAGCAAG CAGCCCCGTCTTTTTATGGTAATCCAGTCGTTGACTATCAGTCGTACTATCCAATGTATCCCACGCAGCAACCAATGGGCCCGAACATGTACGATCAGGGAATAGTTCAGTACGCAGATGAATCAGAGCTTCAGTATCGCTCAGGAGCAGTCCATCCTCGTTTCTTTGGACTGAATTCTTTGTTAAGTTCTTTGAGAGGACCACCTG GTCCTCCAGGTCCCCCAGCTGGAGCATCGATCCCAACTGGCCCTCCTGGCCCTCCAGGTCCTCCCGGTAATGCTGGCGCAGATGGTAACCCTGGTCCTGATGGTAACCCCGGTCCCGATGGAGCTGCAGGTCCTGACGGAAATCCTGGTCCCGACGGAGCAGCTGGTCCCGATGGAAATCCTGGTCCCGACGGAGCAGCTGGTCCCGATGGAAATCCTGGTCCAGATGGCCAACCTGGTCCAGATGGCCAACCTGCACCTGCACCTTAA
- the LOC124337147 gene encoding collagen and calcium-binding EGF domain-containing protein 1-like isoform X1, with the protein MITSLLFCSCLVAFLSTGSVSTTNSKVDSTTYANLLALLLTGNTELASPAQRPYQRRLPQQAAAPSFYGNPVVDYQSYYPMYPTQQPMGPNMYDQGIVQYADESELQYRSGAVHPRFFGLNSLLSSLRGPPGPPGPPAGASIPTGPPGPPGPPGNAGADGNPGPDGNPGPDGAAGPDGNPGPDGAAGPDGNPGPDGAAGPDGNPGPDGQPGPDGQPAPAP; encoded by the exons ATGATCACTTCTTTGCTCTTCTGCAGTTGTTTGGTCGCCTTTTTGTCCACCGGCTCGGTCAGCACCACCAACAGCAAGGTAGACTCCACGACTTATGCAAATCTATTGGCGCTATTACTTACCGGAAACACGGAATTGGCATCACCTGCTCAGAGACCGTATCAGCGAAGGCTTCCACAGCAAG CAGCAGCCCCGTCTTTTTATGGTAATCCAGTCGTTGACTATCAGTCGTACTATCCAATGTATCCCACGCAGCAACCAATGGGCCCGAACATGTACGATCAGGGAATAGTTCAGTACGCAGATGAATCAGAGCTTCAGTATCGCTCAGGAGCAGTCCATCCTCGTTTCTTTGGACTGAATTCTTTGTTAAGTTCTTTGAGAGGACCACCTG GTCCTCCAGGTCCCCCAGCTGGAGCATCGATCCCAACTGGCCCTCCTGGCCCTCCAGGTCCTCCCGGTAATGCTGGCGCAGATGGTAACCCTGGTCCTGATGGTAACCCCGGTCCCGATGGAGCTGCAGGTCCTGACGGAAATCCTGGTCCCGACGGAGCAGCTGGTCCCGATGGAAATCCTGGTCCCGACGGAGCAGCTGGTCCCGATGGAAATCCTGGTCCAGATGGCCAACCTGGTCCAGATGGCCAACCTGCACCTGCACCTTAA
- the LOC124337147 gene encoding collagen and calcium-binding EGF domain-containing protein 1-like isoform X4: MFTSLLFCSCLVAFLSTGSVSTANSKVDPTAYANLLALLLTGNTELASPDDSPYQRRLPQQAAPSFYGNPVVDYQSYYPMYPTQQPMGPNMYDQGIVQYADESELQYRSGAVHPRFFGLNSLLSSLRGPPGPPGPPAGASIPTGPPGPPGPPGNAGADGNPGPDGNPGPDGAAGPDGNPGPDGAAGPDGNPGPDGAAGPDGNPGPDGQPGPDGQPAPAP; encoded by the exons ATGTTCACTTCTTTGCTCTTCTGCAGTTGTTTGGTCGCCTTTTTGTCCACCGGCTCGGTCAGCACCGCCAACAGCAAGGTGGACCCAACGGCTTATGCCAATCTATTGGCGCTATTACTTACCGGAAACACGGAATTGGCATCACCTGATGATAGCCCGTATCAGCGAAGGCTTCCACAGCAAG CAGCCCCGTCTTTTTATGGTAATCCAGTCGTTGACTATCAGTCGTACTATCCAATGTATCCCACGCAGCAACCAATGGGCCCGAACATGTACGATCAGGGAATAGTTCAGTACGCAGATGAATCAGAGCTTCAGTATCGCTCAGGAGCAGTCCATCCTCGTTTCTTTGGACTGAATTCTTTGTTAAGTTCTTTGAGAGGACCACCTG GTCCTCCAGGTCCCCCAGCTGGAGCATCGATCCCAACTGGCCCTCCTGGCCCTCCAGGTCCTCCCGGTAATGCTGGCGCAGATGGTAACCCTGGTCCTGATGGTAACCCCGGTCCCGATGGAGCTGCAGGTCCTGACGGAAATCCTGGTCCCGACGGAGCAGCTGGTCCCGATGGAAATCCTGGTCCCGACGGAGCAGCTGGTCCCGATGGAAATCCTGGTCCAGATGGCCAACCTGGTCCAGATGGCCAACCTGCACCTGCACCTTAA
- the LOC124337147 gene encoding collagen and calcium-binding EGF domain-containing protein 1-like isoform X3, whose product MFTSLLFCSCLVAFLSTGSVSTANSKVDPTAYANLLALLLTGNTELASPDDSPYQRRLPQQAAAPSFYGNPVVDYQSYYPMYPTQQPMGPNMYDQGIVQYADESELQYRSGAVHPRFFGLNSLLSSLRGPPGPPGPPAGASIPTGPPGPPGPPGNAGADGNPGPDGNPGPDGAAGPDGNPGPDGAAGPDGNPGPDGAAGPDGNPGPDGQPGPDGQPAPAP is encoded by the exons ATGTTCACTTCTTTGCTCTTCTGCAGTTGTTTGGTCGCCTTTTTGTCCACCGGCTCGGTCAGCACCGCCAACAGCAAGGTGGACCCAACGGCTTATGCCAATCTATTGGCGCTATTACTTACCGGAAACACGGAATTGGCATCACCTGATGATAGCCCGTATCAGCGAAGGCTTCCACAGCAAG CAGCAGCCCCGTCTTTTTATGGTAATCCAGTCGTTGACTATCAGTCGTACTATCCAATGTATCCCACGCAGCAACCAATGGGCCCGAACATGTACGATCAGGGAATAGTTCAGTACGCAGATGAATCAGAGCTTCAGTATCGCTCAGGAGCAGTCCATCCTCGTTTCTTTGGACTGAATTCTTTGTTAAGTTCTTTGAGAGGACCACCTG GTCCTCCAGGTCCCCCAGCTGGAGCATCGATCCCAACTGGCCCTCCTGGCCCTCCAGGTCCTCCCGGTAATGCTGGCGCAGATGGTAACCCTGGTCCTGATGGTAACCCCGGTCCCGATGGAGCTGCAGGTCCTGACGGAAATCCTGGTCCCGACGGAGCAGCTGGTCCCGATGGAAATCCTGGTCCCGACGGAGCAGCTGGTCCCGATGGAAATCCTGGTCCAGATGGCCAACCTGGTCCAGATGGCCAACCTGCACCTGCACCTTAA
- the LOC124337137 gene encoding collagen alpha-1(I) chain-like, which yields MYVPGMVDKPLQNCIHQQLNDKNKYKRRYIVDRQTRTQPASKMFTSLLFCSCLVAFWSTGSVSTNSLVDPTAYANLLALLTGNTELASPARVPYLRRLPQHQAARPYYSANPFVDYRPAYYMTPQPAGPAQLFDQGFPYADESKFQYRSGADPRFFGLKATALNALVGSLVNQLRGPPGPPGAAPIPAGPPGPPGPPGPDGNPGADGNPGPDGNPGPDGAAGPDGNPGPDGAAGPDGNPGPDGAAGPDGNPGPDGNPGPDGQPAPAP from the exons ATGTATGTACCCGGTATGGTAGACAAGCCGCTTCAAAACTGCATTCACCAACAGTTGAACGATAAGAACAAGTATAAAAGGAGGTACATCGTCGACAGACAAACCAGAACTCAGCCAGCAAGCAAAATGTTCACTTCTTTGCTCTTCTGCAGTTGTTTGGTCGCCTTTTGGTCTACCGGCTCGGTCAGCACCAACAGCCTGGTGGACCCCACAGCTTATGCCAATCTATTGGCGCTACTCACCGGTAATACGGAGTTGGCATCACCTGCTAGGGTACCGTATCTGCGAAGACTTCCCCAGCATCAAG CAGCACGGCCTTATTATTCAGCCAACCCATTCGTCGACTACCGTCCCGCATACTACATGACGCCGCAACCAGCTGGCCCAGCACAACTTTTCGACCAGGGATTTCCGTATGCGGATGAATCAAAGTTTCAGTATCGCTCTGGAGCAGATCCTCGTTTCTTCGGACTAAAGGCGACTGCCTTGAATGCTTTGGTTGGTTCTTTAGTGAACCAGTTGAGAGGACCACCTG GTCCCCCAGGTGCTGCCCCAATCCCGGCTGGCCCTCCCGGCCCACCAGGTCCTCCCGGTCCTGATGGAAATCCTGGTGCCGATGGTAACCCCGGTCCTGATGGAAATCCTGGTCCCGATGGAGCTGCAGGTCCTGACGGAAATCCTGGTCCCGACGGAGCAGCTGGTCCCGATGGAAATCCTGGTCCCGACGGAGCAGCTGGTCCCGATGGAAATCCTGGTCCAGACGGAAATCCTGGTCCAGATGGCCAACCTGCACCTGCACCTTAA
- the LOC124337030 gene encoding putative Dol-P-Glc:Glc(2)Man(9)GlcNAc(2)-PP-Dol alpha-1,2-glucosyltransferase translates to MNEKINSLALSVLVCVSAVYFAALLMVSSQINKIQPVPYLDEIYHVPQAQEYCRGNFSYWDNRITTLPGLYLISVGVITPLSSWLSKNLCEPHHLRLTNVVLSLSNFVLYVWLIKKIHQDSGKHSTWKGIASALNVALFPPLYFFSFLYYTDVAASFLVFLMYGLHMYGKNALAAVAGIAAVVVRQTSIVWVILVAVGCFDFNLQKLLLTAKDRKFHILSSWHQVQVVLKKFFNLAPAPKKIQLVGQLILELFPYILVGLIFATFVVINNGLVVGDRDAHQATIHVPQLFYLFALVTLFAAPHWISLVLPFSKACLKNWYVILVAVGLVGLIVRYNTLVHPYLLADNRHYTFYIWKRVFEYQPWGRYVIIPLYLFGAFATYRTMSTSKSFIFALAFIVCCFVALVPQRLLEIRYFFIPFLFVRLHIRPRSWMALFFEFSMYIAINAATIYLFITRPFYWADSPLTQRFMW, encoded by the exons atgaatgaaaagatAAATAGTTTAGCTCTTTCTGTGCTGGTCTGTGTATCGGCTGTGTATTTCGCTGCGCTGTTGATGGTATCCAGTCAAATTAACAAGATTCAACCTGTCCCTTATCTCGACGAGATCTATCATGTCCCACAAGCTCAAGAATATTGCAGAGGAAACTTTTCATAT TGGGATAATAGGATTACTACTCTTCCCGGGCTGTATCTGATCTCTGTTGGTGTCATTACACCATTATCTAGCTGGCTTAGTAAAAATTTGTGCGAACCACATCACCTACGACTTACCAATGTTGTTCTCAGTTTGAGCAATTTTGTGCTATATGTTTGgttaatcaaaaaaatccATCAGGATTCTGGG AAACACAGTACATGGAAAGGCATTGCATCAGCACTAAATGTAGCCCTCTTCCCAcctctttactttttttcgtttttgtacTACACTGATGTAGCTGCGTCGTTCCTAGTTTTTCTCATGTACGGTCTTCATATGTACGGAAAGAATGCATTAGCGGCTGTTGCTG GAATTGCAGCCGTGGTGGTAAGACAAACGTCTATCGTCTGGGTAATCCTAGTAGCTGTTGGATGCTTCGATTTCAATTTACAAAAGCTACTGTTGACAGCCAAAGATCGTAAATTCCATATTCTTTCAAGCTGGCATCAAGTTCAA GTCgttttgaaaaagttttttaatttggctccggccccaaaaaaaatccagCTTGTTGGCCAACTCATTTTGGAACTTTTTCCATACATCCTAGTGGGGCTCATCTTTGCCACTTTTGTTGTGATTAATAACGGACTGGTGGTTGGTGATCGTGATGCTCATCAAGCCACGATTCACGTTCCCCAGTTGTTCTATCTGTTTGCTCTAGTCACCTTATTCGCCGCACCTCACTGGATTTCTCTCGTGCTACCATTCTCCAAAGCTTGCCTTAAAAATTGGTATGTGATTTTAGTCGCCGTAGGACTGGTCGGTCTAATTGTTCGATACAACACCCTTGTGCATCCCTATCTTTTGGCTGATAATCGTCACTATACGTTCTACATCTGGAAAAGAGTGTTCGAGTATCAACCTTGGGGACGCTATGTCATCATTCCATTGTATCTCTTTGGTGCATTCGCGACCTACCGTACGATGTCTACGAGTAAGAGTTTCATATTTGCTTTGGCATTTATTGTCTGTTGTTTTGTCGCTCTGGTGCCTCAACGACTGCTAGAGATCCGCTATTTCTtcatcccttttttgtttgtaagaTTGCATATTCGGCCTCGTTCTTGGATGGCtttgttttttgaattctCAATGTATATCGCCATTAACGCAGCTACTATTTATCTGTTCATCACTCGTCCATTTTATTGGGCGGATTCACCATTAACCCAACGCTTTATGTGGTAA
- the LOC124337154 gene encoding YEATS domain-containing protein 4-like, translated as MSTFEYGPDSGGRTKGVILKPVVYGNVAKYFGKKREEDGHTHQWTVYVRPFENEDMSTYVKKINFKLHDSYANQNRVLTKPPYEVTETGWGEFEIVIKIYFQDPNERPVTFYHILKLFQNSPEIVVGKKPVVSEFYEEIVFQEPTVMMHQLLTSIPQLSTSPVKHDADFEEKKVSTLDSIVKAKAKVKNELSELKDRLQLAKETIQKFRDEVQNLQLGNPASTPT; from the exons ATGTCTACTTTCGAGTATGGACCTGATTCTGGTGGAAGGACCAAA ggtGTCATATTGAAACCAGTAGTGTATGGTAATGTTGCAAAATACTTTggcaagaagagagaagaagatggCCATACACACCAGTG GACTGTTTATGTTCgtccatttgaaaatgaagacatGTCAACTTAtgtgaaaaaaatcaatttcaagctACATGACAGTTATGCTAACCAAAATAGAGTACTTACCAAACCTCCATATGAAGTTACAGAAACTGGTTGGGGTGAGTTTGAAATAGTCATCAAAATCTACTTTCAAGATCCCAATGAAAGACCT gTAACTTTCTACCACATACTCAAGCTCTTCCAAAATTCACCTGAAATTGTGGTGGGCAAAAAACCGGTTGTATCTGAATTTTACGAAGAAATTGTATTTCAAGAACCAACTGTAATGATGCACCAGTTATTGACAAGTATTCCCCAGCTTTCTACTTCTCCAGTCAAGCACGACGCAGATT TCGAAGAGAAGAAGGTTTCCACACTGGACAGCATCGTCAAAGCAAAAGCAAAGGTGAAAAATGAACTCTCAGAATTAAAAGACCGCCTTCAACTAGCAAAGGAAACTATTCAAAAATTTCGAGACGAAGTTCAAAATCTTCAGCTCGGTAATCCTGCTTCCACTCCAACATAG
- the LOC124336864 gene encoding 5'-3' exoribonuclease 1-like produces the protein MGVPKFYRWISERYPCLSETVKEYQIPEFDNLYLDMNGIIHNCSHPNDEDVHFRISEEKIVSDIFHYLEVLFRLIRPQKVFFMAIDGVAPRAKMNQQRGRRFRSAKEAEDKEKEALRKGEVLPEEKRFDSNCITPGTEFMDNLQKQLQFFVTNKVSTDPLWQNTQVILSGHQVPGEGEHKIMEFIRFQRSQPDYNAETRHCLYGLDADLMMLGLCSHEPYFSLLREEVRFGGKKNEKRITTPEETTFHLLHLSLFREYLDLEFASVKPKLKFPYDLEHIIDDWVLMGFLVGNDFIPNLPHFHINKGALPLLYSAYMEVLPTLDGYINENGQLNLPRFEKFMERLALIDYENFNDTFADVKWLESRHGRKKLVEYEFEKKPPTARPSDTASFLLAKAAEVDDLLREDSADSDEIVVDKLVDASACITESGEETEPDIDEETNDEEGESYVSDDDEYTSADEDKQFQLEFKAHKRNYYMEKMEYSEVDSDVLRDQAEGYVLAIQWILHYYYNGVCSWSWYYPHHYAPYVSDVRNFANLKLKYDLGQPFLPYEQLLGVLPAASKALLPVAHHSLMSSIDSPIIDYYPSNFNTDKNGKQQEWEAVVLIPFIDEKRLISAMKDCESRLSDQEKNRNRHGPMQVYVFCEEDLGECVAPAYFPTIPHNHCRCKEITRDAFVISSDQLVKGLHPNYNPDRYIPGFPSMRNLPYTASLKKSSICVFNMNTLNESQVLSLVQETVPDINDIGNRYCGQTVFVSWPHLQEARVVAVANTECKYSFEIESFGEGGSVTYKLDGEIRKMPMLPRDVDDWRLQEKEIRTRYANRWGVDIGTTPILVYAAPITGRKYVYTQNGRVTLEKQWSPIPVPYVFQATVKELQVKETVCHQFSTLAEVFSQNSACFMLGHPGYGLQGKVLSADKNLKGKIRIEFDNIHEPEVEEVKKRSSQAHYMPGYAGAKRLGISTHLISRITGTIYLLLSPTEEEKNSDRPRRPKKVNVGLSLKFNKSKEEIPGWSKKVDSGWLYSANTIKVLDRYINEFPDFFDFLSQHSGSDDFTDQQVFGEDGVERACKLHEFVQTLPCINAERRAWGSEGIDANTLSYLAKLGAPKLMKLRPLVMQVRPHLLFKPDLMSGSSPPDPSANYQLLDRVVNVRQGYSVPMGLRGTVVGIKNASKVMDVVYEILFDEEFAGALPIKGMPEVPNRIYHLPVWAMINLTHGIRQHSEREKQGKPTAVVRPSGSALNKPTEPASRNPPKQNHSSYKASLEHQPAQAKQVTQPKLLTRKKAENAPVAAAPENKPISSVNRIPAKLAPSPSSLPSPFMDIWNSLVQQHEQQQQQQQQGATSLITTTHVTAQEPPKNKQPPPQVKTSREPPVPVAPKLPSLQEAARNLPKITKLPKGASAVPPGPLPRAAPPPPEVLMQAIPPPPLPAGVSIPLGPSLSVQQLFDMASQAAIANPIIPRQPPPAVFSFCLQLMDVMQQKGCGLPVYNYLLLQDGSVMAEVSVLPLGVVGRCAAKSKNEAAEQAAAMALHNPMIMQPMVAPPPTIPHPGNMMFVPQSPNMQFQPIRGPVSNSFVPMQVTRQSVHHQPRTQQVAHPLPSTPSNLAPKKEKNEVQKAPVEKVVPVKADEQSVPAVSSEITSQPQIQERPLSTSKPPGSRLAIRFNGP, from the exons ATGGGTGTCCCCAAGTTTTACCGGTGGATCAGCGAACGCTATCCTTGCCTCAGTGAAACAGTAAAAGAATATCAG ATACCTGAATTTGACAATTTATACCTGGACATGAATGGAATTATTCACAACTGCTCTCACCCCAACGACGAAGATGTGCACTTCAGAATCtctgaagaaaaaattgtttctgacATATTTCACTATTTGGAG GTCCTGTTTCGCCTCATTAGACCCCAAAAGGTCTTCTTCATGGCAATTGATGGAGTTGCCCCTCGTGCCAAAATGAACCAGCAGCGTGGTAGAAGGTTCCGCTCAGCTAAGGAAGCTgaggataaagaaaaagaagctctGAGAAAG GGTGAGGTTTTGCcagaagagaaaagatttgactcCAATTGCATCACTCCTGGAACTGAATTCATGGACAATCTGCAAAAACagttgcaattttttgtcACCAATAAAGTATCTACTGATCCTCTGTGGCAAAATACGCAAGTAATTTTGTCTGGACATCAG GTTCCAGGAGAAGGTGAGCACAAGATTATGGAGTTTATTCGATTTCAAAGAAGTCAACCAGACTACAACGCCGAGACTCGTCACTGTCTTTATGGGTTAGATGCTGATCTCATGATGTTGGGTTTGTGCTCTCACGAACCATATTTCTCCTTGCTCCGAGAAGAA GTTAGATTTggtggaaagaaaaacgaaaagaggATTACGACTCCTGAGGAGACTACATTTCATTTACTGCATTTGTCACTATTCCGTGAATATTTGGATCTTGAATTTGCCTCTGTGAAGCCTAAATTGAAATTTCCCTACGACTTGGAGCATATTATTGATGACTGG GTCTTGATGGGATTTTTGGTTGGAAACGATTTCATTCCTAATCTACCACATTTCCATATCAACAAAGGGGCATTACCGCTACTCTACTCGGCTTACATGGAAGTTCTACCCACTCTGGATGGGTACATTAACGAGAACGGTCAGCTGAACTTGCCACGCTTCGAAAAGTTTATGGAACGTCTAGCGCTCATAGACTACGAAAATTTTAATGACACCTTCGCTGATGTCAAATGGCTGGAGAGTCGACACGGTCGCAAGAAACTTGTCGAG tacgagtttgaaaaaaaaccgccTACTGCACGACCCTCTGATACTGCCAGCTTTTTGCTTGCCAAGGCTGCTGAAGTTGACGATCTCTTGAGAGAAGATAGCGCCGATTCTGATGAGATTGTTGTTGACAAGCTTGTCGACGCCTCAGCTTGTATCACGGAAAGCGGAGAAGAAACGGAACCTGATATCGACGAGGAAACCAATGATGAGGAAGGAGAAAGTTACGTTTCCGACGATGACGAGTACACGTCGGCCGACGAAGACAAGCAATTCCAGCTGGAATTCAAAGCTCACAAGAGGAATTATTACATGGAAAAAATGGAATACAGCGAAGTCGACag tgatgTTCTTCGGGATCAAGCCGAGGGTTACGTTCTTGCCATTCAATGGATCCTTCACTATTATTATAATGGTGTGTGCTCATGGTCTTGGTACTACCCACATCATTATGCTCCCTACGTTTCTGATGTCCGTAATTTCGCCAACCTCAAGTTGAAATATGATCTCGGCCAGCCTTTCCTGCCCTACGAGCAGCTGTTGGGAGTACTACCTGCAGCCAGCAAAGCCCTGTTACCGGTTGCTCATCACAGTTTGATGTCCTCCATCGACAGTCCGATTATCGATTATTACCCTTCTAATTTTAAT acgGACAAGAATGGGAAACAACAAGAGTGGGAGGCTGTAGTGCTGATTCCTTTTATCGACGAGAAGCGACTTATATCTGCCATGAAAGATTGCGAGTCGCGATTATCAGACCAAGAGAAAAATCGCAATCGGCATGGGCCCATGCAAGTCTATGTGTTTTGTGAAGAGGACCTTG GAGAGTGTGTTGCACCTGCTTACTTCCCTACTATCCCTCACAATCACTGCCGATGCAAGGAGATAACCAGAGACGCATTCGTCATCTCATCCGATCAACTTGTGAAGGGTCTTCACCCTAACTATAATCCCGATCGATACATTCCCGGGTTCCCCTCGATGAGAAATCTACCGTATACG GCAAGTTTGAAGAAGTCTTCCATCTGTGTGTTCAACATGAACACCCTCAATGAGTCGCAGGTTTTGTCGCTGGTCCAAGAAACGGTGCCTGATATCAACGACATCGGGAATCGCTATTGCGGCCAGACTGTCTTCGTCAGTTGGCCTCACTTGCAGGAAGCTCGGGTTGTGGCTGTTGCCAATACAGAGTGCAAATACAGCTTCGAAATTGAATCGTTTGGTGAAGGTGGTAGCGTCACCTACAAATTGGATGGAGAAATTCGCAAAATGCCAATGTTGCCGCGAGACGTGGACGACTGGCGCTtgcaagaaaaggaaattcgaACACG ATATGCCAATCGATGGGGTGTTGACATCGGTACTACGCCTATTTTAGTTTACGCCGCACCAATTACCGGACGAAAGTATGTCTACACACAAAACGGGCGTGTTACTTTGGAGAAGCAATGGAGCCCTATCCCAGTCCCGTACGTCTTCCAGGCCACTGTCAAAGAACTGCAAGTCAAGGAGACGGTTTGTCACCAGTTTTCGACTCTCGCTGAAGTCTTCTCACAGAACTCGGCCTGTTTCATGTTAGGCCATCCTGGCTACGGTCTACAGGGCAAAGTTTTATCAGCTGACAAGAACCTCAAAGGAAAAATCCGCATTGAATTTGACAACATTCACGAACCAGAAGTCGAAGAAGTTAAGAAACGATCCTCCCAGGCCCATTACATGCCTGGCTATGCTGGAGCCAAGCGGCTCGGTATCAGCACGCATTTAATTTCACGAATCACTGGGACCATCTATCTTCTTTTAAGTCCGACCGAAGAGGAGAAAAACTCGGACAGGCCTCGCAGACCAAAGAAAGTCAACGTCGGTCTCTCCTTAAAGTTCAACAAGTCAAAGGAAGAGATCCCTGGTTGGTCCAAGAAGGTTGACAGTGGCTGGCTTTACTCGGCGAATACAATTAAAGTCCTGGACCGCTACATCAACGAGTTCCCCGActtctttgatttcttgtCGCAGCACTCGGGTTCGGATGATTTTACCGATCAGCAAGTGTTTGGTGAAGACGGGGTTGAACGAGCCTGCAAGCTTCACGAGTTTGTCCAGACACTTCCGTGTATAAATGCTGAACGAAGG gcTTGGGGATCGGAAGGAATAGATGCCAACACCTTGTCGTACCTGGCGAAACTGGGCGCTCCCAAATTGATGAAACTGAGACCTTTAGTCATGCAAGTGCGTCCACATCTGCTTTTCAAACCGGATTTGATGTCCGGATCCTCTCCGCCAGACCCTAGTGCCAACTATCAGCTCCTAGACCGAGTTGTGAACGTTCGTCAAGGCTACTCGGTTCCTATGGGTCTTCGAGGAACCGTCGTCGGCATAAAAAATGCGTCCAAAGTGATGGATGTGGTCTACGAAATCCTGTTCGACGAAGAATTCGCTGGCGCTTTACCAATCAAAGGAATGCCCGAAGTACCCAACAGAATCTACCACCTTCCTGTTTGGGCGATGATCAACTTAACTCATGGCATAAGGCAGCACTCTGAGCGAGAAAAACAAGGGAAGCCTACGGCAGTGGTCCGGCCGTCCGGCAGCGCTCTGAATAAGCCAACCGAGCCGGCTAGCAGGAATCCGCCGAAGCAGAATCATAGCTCATATAAAGCATCGCTAGAACACCAGCCAGCGCAAGCCAAGCAAGTGACCCAGCCCAAATTGCTGACGAGAAAGAAAGCAGAAAATGCTCCTGTTGCAGCCGCTCCTGAAAATAAGCCTATTTCTTCAGTCAATCGCATTCCGGCCAAATTGGCTCCCAGTCCTTCGAGTCTTCCTTCTCCTTTCATGGATATTTGGAACTCTTTGGTTCAACAgcatgagcagcagcagcagcaacaacaacaaggagcAACCAGTTTAATCACAACTACGCATGTTACCGCTCAAGAACcacctaaaaacaaacaaccacCGCCCCAGGTCAAAACTTCAAGAGAACCTCCAGTTCCAGTGGCTCCGAAACTACCATCTCTTCAGGAAGCTGCTCGCAATCTTCCAAAAATTACCAAACTTCCCAAGGGAGCATCTGCAGTGCCTCCGGGACCATTGCCACGTGCGGCACCTCCGCCACCTGAAGTTCTCATGCAGGCCATCCCACCTCCACCACTTCCTGCTGGAGTCTCTATTCCCTTGGGGCCTTCGCTGTCTGTGCAACAACTATTTGACATGGCAAGCCAAGCTGCGATTGCTAATCCAATCATACCTAGACAACCACCTCCTGCTGTATTTAGTTTCTGCCTTCAGTTGATGGATGTCATGCAACAGAAAG GATGTGGGCTTCCCGTTTACAACTACTTGTTACTACAAGATGGTAGTGTGATGGCAGAGGTCTCCGTCCTCCCGCTGGGAGTCGTTGGGAGATGTGCTGCAAAATCAAAGAACGAG gcCGCAGAACAAGCAGCTGCCATGGCATTGCACAACCCCATGATTATGCAGCCCATGGTTGCTCCTCCCCCTACAATTCCTCATCCTGGCAATATGATGTTTGTCCCTCAGTCTCCCAATATGCAATTTCAACCGATACGAGGTCCCGTATCCAACAGTTTTGTGCCAATGCAAGTTACTCGCCAGTCCGTTCACCACCAACCTAGGACTCAGCAAGTTGCTCACCCACTTCCTTCTACACCTTCCAACTTGgcaccgaaaaaagaaaagaacgaagTGCAAAAGGCTCCTGTAGAGAAAGTCGTTCCTGTCAAAGCGGATGAACAGTCTGTTCCGGCTGTGTCATCTGAAATTACAAGTCAACCTCAAATTCAAGAAAGACCTCTTTCTACGTCAAAACCACCCGGATCGCGATTGGCTATTCGATTCAATGGACCGTAA